In Chlorocebus sabaeus isolate Y175 chromosome 11, mChlSab1.0.hap1, whole genome shotgun sequence, one DNA window encodes the following:
- the TAS2R14 gene encoding taste receptor type 2 member 14, translating into MDGVIKSIFTFILIVEFIIGNLGNSFIVLVNCIDWVKRRNISLVDQILIALAISRVSLVWSIFGSWCVSVFFPALFATEKLLRMLSNIWTVTNHFSVWLATILGTFYFLKIANFSNSIFLYLKWRVKKVVLVLLLVTLVLLFLNILLINIHINANINGYRGNMTCSSASCNFIRFSNAIALTSTVFILIPFTLSLATFLLLTFSLWKHRKKMQHTVKGYRDVSTKAHRGVMQTVITFLLLYAIFFLTFFMSIWITERMKENQIIILSEMMGLAYPSGHSCVLILGNKKLRQASLSVLWWLRYRFKDGEPSGHKEFRESS; encoded by the coding sequence ATGGATGGTGTCATAAAGAGCATATTTACATTCATTTTAATTGTGGAATTTATAATTGGAAATTTAGGAAATAGTTTCATAGTACTGGTGAACTGCATTGACTGGGTCAAGAGAAGAAATATCTCTTTAGTTGATCAGATTCTCATTGCTTTGGCAATCTCTAGAGTTAGTCTGGTTTGGTCAATATTTGGAAGCtggtgtgtatctgtgttttTCCCAGCTTTATTTGCCACTGAAAAACTGTTAAGAATGCTTTCTAATATCTGGACAGTGACCAATCATTTTAGTGTCTGGTTAGCTACAATCCTaggtactttttattttctcaagataGCCAATTTTTCTAACTCTATTTTTCTCTACCTAAAGTGGAGAGTTAAAAAGGTGGTTTTAGTGCTGCTTCTTGTGACTTTGGTcctcttgtttttaaatattttactgataAACATTCATATAAATGCCAATATCAATGGATACAGAGGAAACATGACTTGCAGTTCTGCTTCATGTAACTTTATACGATTTTCCAATGCTATTGCATTAACCAGCACTGTGTTCATTTTAATTCCCTTTACTTTGTCCCTGGCAACTTTTCTTCTGCTCACCTTCTCCCTGTGGAAACATCGCAAGAAGATGCAGCACACTGTCAAAGGATACAGAGACGTCAGCACCAAGGCCCACAGAGGAGTTATGCAAACTGTGATCACTTTCCTCCTACTCTATGCcattttctttctgacttttttcatGTCAATTTGGATCACTGAACGGATGAAGGAAAAtcaaattattattctttctgaGATGATGGGACTGGCTTATCCTTCAGGTCACTCATGTGTTCTGATTCTTGGAAACAAGAAGCTGAGACAGGCCTCTCTGTCAGTGCTATGGTGGCTGAGGTACAGGTTTAAAGATGGGGAGCCCTCAGGTCACAAAGAATTTAGGGAATCATCTTga
- the LOC119622678 gene encoding salivary acidic proline-rich phosphoprotein 1/2-like: MLLILLSVALLAFSSVQSSSEDVSQEDVPSIISDEGDSDQFIDEAHQGPPLGEQLSKHPAGDGNEDDGPQQEQPHHGGHHHRPPPPTGEPQNTQKPGGHHHHRPSPPPGTPPPSQGSRPSRPPKEQSPQ, translated from the exons ATGCTTCTGATTCTGCTGTCAGTGGCCCTGCTGGCCTTCAGCTCAGTTCAGAGCTCAAGTGAAG ATGTCAGCCAGGAAGACGTTCCCTCCATAATATCAG ATGAGGGAGACTCTGACCAGTTCATAGATGAGGCGCATCAGGGACCACCTTTGGGAGAACAGCTATCTAAACACCCTGCTGGTGATGGAAACGAGGATGATGGCCCTCAGCAGGAACAACCCCATCACGGAGGCCACCACCACCGTCCACCACCTCCCACAGGAGagccacaaaacacacagaaaccaGGAGGCCATCACCATCATCGTCCCTCACCTCCTCCTGGAACACCTCCACCTTCCCAAGGGAGCCGCCCATCAAGACCTCCAAAGGAGCAGTCTCCCCAGTAA